A stretch of Pleuronectes platessa chromosome 24, fPlePla1.1, whole genome shotgun sequence DNA encodes these proteins:
- the ebpl gene encoding emopamil-binding protein-like, whose amino-acid sequence MDSSTPPGLSLVAFLSLLACSIQVLTAILLTHRYGGRSSVTDKWILLWLFYDVIVHLTLEGPFVYMSLVGTMQSSESPLAELWREYSKADSRWLVFDPTIVSIEILTVVLDSVLGVLLIYAILNDQYYRHFLQITLSVCELYGGWMTFCPDWLMGSPHLDTSSWLHLWVYLVFFNGLWVMVPVLLLIQSWFSLRSLHAIDHAHKRK is encoded by the exons ATGGACTCATCAACGCCCCCTGGACTCTCTCTGGTCGCCTTCCTGTCTCTGTTAGCATGTAGCATCCAGGTGCTAACTGCCATCCTGCTAACACACAGGTATGGTGGGCGGAGCTCTGTGACGGACAAGTGGATCCTGTTGTGGCTCTTCTATGATGTTATTGTCCACCTGACGCTG gaGGGTCCGTTTGTTTACATGTCTTTGGTTGGGACGATGCAGTCATCTGAAAGTCCTTTGGCTGAACTAT GGAGGGAGTACAGTAAAGCCGACAGTCGTTGGTTAGTTTTTGATCCGACAATCGTTTCCATCGAGATTCTGACGGTCGTCCTGGACTCTGTACTCGGAGTACTACTCATCTATGCAATACTGAACGACCAGTACTACAG ACACTTCCTGCAGATCACTCTGAGCGTGTGCGAGCTGTACGGCGGCTGGATGACCTTCTGTCCTGATTGGCTGATGGGCAGTCCTCACCTGGACACGTCCAGCTGGCTCCACCTGTGGGTCTACCTGGTCTTCTTCAACGGACTCTGGGTCATGGTCCCCGTCCTGCTGCTGATCCAGTCCTGGTTTTCTCTGAGGAGTCTGCACGCCATCGACCACGCACACAAGAGGAAGTGA
- the arl11 gene encoding ADP-ribosylation factor-like protein 11, producing MGQGRSSMCPQVILMGLDSAGKSTLLARLLTGQVMDTSPTIGFNVGTLDLDKKTSLTVWDIGGQKSMRPNWRFYLDDCKALVFVVDSSDPRRMSEAQKTLKKILSEEKLRGVPLMVLANKKDLPNSMTIREISNQLDLRSYTERSWEIQACSALQGLGLQQAFLSVNKLIKKS from the exons atgggACAGGGTCGCTCGTCCATGTGTCCTCAG GTGATCCTGATGGGTCTGGACTCTGCGGGGAAGTCGACTCTTCTGGCTCGACTGCTCACAGGACAG GTGATGGACACGTCACCGACCATTGGATTCAACGTGGGAACATTGGACCTGGACAAGAAGACGTCTCTGACCGTGTGGGACATCGGAGGACAGAAGAGCATGAGACCAAACTGGAG GTTCTACCTGGACGACTGCAAGGCGCTGGTCTTTGTGGTCGACAGCAGCGACCCCAGGCGCATGTCAGAGGCTCAGAAAACTCTGAAGAAGATTCTGAGTGAGGAGAAGTTGCGAGGAGTTCCTCTCATGGTTCTGGCCAATAAGAAAGATCTGCCCAACTCCATGACGATACGAGAG ATCTCCAACCAGCTGGATCTCCGCAGCTACACCGAGCGCTCGTGGGAGATTCAGGCCTGCAGCGCTCTGCAGGGACTCGGCCTCCAGCAGGCGTTTCTGTCCGTCAATAAACTGATCAAgaagagctga
- the eef1b2 gene encoding elongation factor 1-beta: MGFGDLKSASGLKVLNDFLQERSYIEGFVPSQADVAVFDAISTPPSADLCHALRWYNHIKSYHSQKNSLPGVKKPLGQYGPAAVADTTPSSAAVSKKNEEEEEEDDDDIDLFGSDEEDDSEAARLKEERLAEYAAKKAKKPTLIAKSSILLDVKPWDDETDMAKLEECVRSIQIDGLLWGQSKLVPVGYGIKKLQIGCVVEDDKVGTDILEENITAFEDFIQSMDVAAFNKI, encoded by the exons ATGGGCTTCGGTGACCTGAAATCCGCCTCCGGCCTCAAAGTGCTGAACGACTTCCTGCAGGAGCGAAGCTACATCGAAGG GTTCGTTCCCTCTCAGGCTGATGTCGCCGTCTTTGACGCCATCTCCACGCCGCCCTCAGCCGACCTGTGTCACGCCCTCCGCTGGTACAACCACATCAAGTCCTACCACAGCCAGAAGAACAG TCTTCCAGGTGTGAAGAAACCTCTGGGTCAGTACGGACCTGCGGCCGTGGCCGACACCACCCCCAGCTCCGCCGCCGTCTCAAAgaagaatgaggaggaggaggaggaggacgatgatGACATCGACCTGTTCGGCTCTGACGAGGAG GATGATTCGGAGGCAGCCAGACTGAAGGAGGAGCGTTTGGCCGAGTACGCCGCCAAGAAAGCTAAGA AGCCCACCCTCATCGCCAAATCTTCGATCCTATTGGATGTGAAGCCGTGGGACGACGAGACGGACATGGCGAAGCTGGAGGAGTGTGTACGCAGTATTCAGATAGACGGGCTCCTCTGGGGACAGT CTAAACTGGTTCCGGTGGGTTACGGCATCAAGAAGCTGCAGATTGGTTGCGTTGTCGAAGACGACAAG GTGGGCACAGACATCCTGGAGGAAAACATCACAGCCTTTGAGGATTTCATTCAGTCAATGGACGTCGCCGCGTTCAACAAGAtctga
- the zdbf2 gene encoding DBF4-type zinc finger-containing protein 2 isoform X1, which produces MSHSSDGGGQKRAESSSRMWAESEPGPSRCQPSRQGYCGYCRVLYSSLEQHLSSLRHLDSVRTSSRCSAPSATTSCSKLTLLERFLQDVLQHHPHRYSDPRPSHADLPSISAPPLPRAELDELDTTLSDNDIWSLGNREQLPSSDDTSYQPTNQQDANSIHSQSEDRGAIQDRLYAPITDGEEKGAASTGHTHTQAPPPRPQASPSIHRKAHRKTNRRKTSVDSSTPSRGPGPLPHTHLSQEPGAAPGPRPPTDLGPWRNWQRDRREGFKDQAFSDHSNTLDQTIEEVIQMCGHGITSTSDQQEETESFHFSLPVFMETQSDDWDSPVQVSPAEGRDLGQLMDVQVRLDDQVYSHQLDSALHSKAGGGATQEQGFWALPIEQILPAPAFIPESFWGKTWAQIEQEDEEKVERLVGQFRRGRFVCYFDSESLARYGRRSQNIKGSGQNKAAELDSGVLPLLDADDDDSTYGQKGRRRGFRLASRCQVVKVSHGTQTVRLVIPAVRQPPPETPPTSFPAADQDAAERTPEGQMWRCLPASYSNIITPVQPRTSLVYLLCSPSGPAPTCPASPGSAPKRCRKKRRPLDLQGVKVKYKRLPFRFYDSTTNRILKNPPKGSPWCQGPAASAPPPPCVRQLFRSLSTDLNTDRALVEGSAGSSRVKGHTSAEPPFLLSTLGGDTVRRRSQTSKTPPPRPHNRSEQGRGGRKERTIPAPSKRRTRAQATPPPTRRQGLRRTGLSPASLTHCSPARRGRGRRGRR; this is translated from the exons ATGTCTCACTCCTCTGACGGAG gtggCCAGAAGAGGGCGGAGTCATCCAGCAG GATGTGGGCGGAGTCCGAGCCAGGTCCTTCCAGGTGCCAGCCGAGCAGACAGGGTTACTGTGGGTACTGCAGAGTCCTGTACAGCAGCCTGGAGCAG CACCTGTCCAGTCTCAGACACCTGGATTCAGTCAGGACTTCTTCCCGGTGCTCCGCCCCCTCCGCCACCACCAGCTGCAGTAAGCTGACACTGCTGGAGCGCTTCCTGCAGGACGTCCTGCAGCACCACCCGCACCGCTACAGCGACCCCAG gCCGTCTCATGCTGACCTCCCGTCTATCTCCGCCCCCCCGCTACCAAGGGCGGAGCTTGATGAACTAGATACTACCCTCTCTGATAACGACATCTGGTCACTGGGTAACAGAGAACAACTGCCGAGCTCCGATGACACATCGTATCAGCCGACCAATCAGCAGGACGCCAACAGCAtccacagccaatcagaagatAGAGGGGCAATCCAGGACAGGCTGTATGCACCAATCACTGATGGTGAGGAGAAAGGGGCCGCCTCcacagggcacacacacactcaagctcCACCCCCACGGCCCCAGGCATCACCCTCCATCCACAGGAAAGctcacaggaaaacaaacaggaggAAAACCAGCGTCGACTCATCAACCCCCTCCAGGGGCCCCGGGCCCCTGCCACATACACACCTTAGCCAAGAGCCAGGGGCTGCACCTGGGCCACGCCCCCCCACAGACCTGGGGCCCTGGCGAAACTGGCagagggacaggagggaggggTTTAAAGACCAGGCATTCTCGGACCACAGCAACACTCTGGACCAAACCATCGAGGAG GTGATCCAGATGTGCGGCCATGGCATCACTTCCACCTCCGaccagcaggaggagacagaaagcTTCCACTTCAGCCTTCCTGTCTTCATGGAGACACAGAGTGATGACTGGGACTCACCTGTGCAGGTGAGTCCGGCAGAGGGGCGGGACCTGGGTCAGCTGATGGACGTCCAGGTGCGGCTTGATGACCAAGTGTACTCACACCAGCTTGACTCCGCCCTCCACAGTAAAGCAGGGGGCGGGGCCACACAGGAACAGGGGTTCTGGGCTCTGCCCATCGAACAGATCTTGCCCGCCCCCGCGTTTATCCCAGAATCCTTCTGGGGGAAGACCTGGGCCCAGATCgagcaggaggacgaggagaaggtggagagacTGGTCGGTCAGTTCAGACGAGGAAGATTCGTTTGTTACTTCGACAGCGAGTCTCTGGCCAG GTACGGAAGGAGGAGCCAAAACATTAAGGGGAGTGGTCAGAACAAGGCAGCAGAGTTGGACTCTGGTGTCCTGCCCTTATTGGATGCTGATGACGATGACTCAACGTATGGGCAGAAGGGAAGGAGGCGGGGCTTCAGGTTGGCGTCTAGGTGTCAG GTGGTTAAAGTCAGTCATGGCACGCAGACGGTCAGATTGGTCATCCCAGCTGTCCGTCAACCACCTCCCGAGACCCCGCCCACCAGTTTCCCTGCAGCCGATCAggatgcagcagagaggacacCTGAGGGGCAGATGTGGCGCTGCCTCCCTGCGTCGTACTCCAACATCATCACACCTGTGCAGCCTCGCACCTCACTTGTCTACCTGCTGTGTTCCCCGTCAGGCCCCGCCCCCACCTGCCCAGCTTCACCTGGCTCTGCCCCCAAACGTTGCAGGAAGAAGAGGCGTCCGCTGGACCTGCAGGGGGTAAAGGTCAAATACAAACGGCTTCCTTTCAGGTTCTACGACTCCACCACCAATCGCATCCTTAAGAACCCCCCCAAAGGCTCCCCATGGTGCCAAGGCCCCGCCGCCTCGGCCCCCCCGCCACCTTGCGTCCGTCAGCTGTTTCGAAGTCTGAGTACAGACCTGAACACAGACAGAGCTTTGGTGGAGGGCTCAGCAGGGTCctccagggtcaaaggtcacacttCAGCTGAACCCCCTTTTCTCCTGAGCACGCTCGGTGGAGATACAGTCAGGAGGCGGAGTCAGACATCTAAAACTCCGCCCCCCCGGCCTCACAACAGGTCAGagcaggggagaggggggaggaaggagaggacgaTTCCGGCACCCTCCAAAAGAAGAACCAGGGCTCAGGCCACGCCCCCTCCAACTAGAAGACAAGGTCTGCGACGGACAGGTCTGAGCCCCGCCTCCCTGACCCACTGCTCCCCAGCCCGACGAGGGAGAGGGCGGAGGGGGCGAAGGTAG
- the zdbf2 gene encoding DBF4-type zinc finger-containing protein 2 isoform X2 yields MWAESEPGPSRCQPSRQGYCGYCRVLYSSLEQHLSSLRHLDSVRTSSRCSAPSATTSCSKLTLLERFLQDVLQHHPHRYSDPRPSHADLPSISAPPLPRAELDELDTTLSDNDIWSLGNREQLPSSDDTSYQPTNQQDANSIHSQSEDRGAIQDRLYAPITDGEEKGAASTGHTHTQAPPPRPQASPSIHRKAHRKTNRRKTSVDSSTPSRGPGPLPHTHLSQEPGAAPGPRPPTDLGPWRNWQRDRREGFKDQAFSDHSNTLDQTIEEVIQMCGHGITSTSDQQEETESFHFSLPVFMETQSDDWDSPVQVSPAEGRDLGQLMDVQVRLDDQVYSHQLDSALHSKAGGGATQEQGFWALPIEQILPAPAFIPESFWGKTWAQIEQEDEEKVERLVGQFRRGRFVCYFDSESLARYGRRSQNIKGSGQNKAAELDSGVLPLLDADDDDSTYGQKGRRRGFRLASRCQVVKVSHGTQTVRLVIPAVRQPPPETPPTSFPAADQDAAERTPEGQMWRCLPASYSNIITPVQPRTSLVYLLCSPSGPAPTCPASPGSAPKRCRKKRRPLDLQGVKVKYKRLPFRFYDSTTNRILKNPPKGSPWCQGPAASAPPPPCVRQLFRSLSTDLNTDRALVEGSAGSSRVKGHTSAEPPFLLSTLGGDTVRRRSQTSKTPPPRPHNRSEQGRGGRKERTIPAPSKRRTRAQATPPPTRRQGLRRTGLSPASLTHCSPARRGRGRRGRR; encoded by the exons ATGTGGGCGGAGTCCGAGCCAGGTCCTTCCAGGTGCCAGCCGAGCAGACAGGGTTACTGTGGGTACTGCAGAGTCCTGTACAGCAGCCTGGAGCAG CACCTGTCCAGTCTCAGACACCTGGATTCAGTCAGGACTTCTTCCCGGTGCTCCGCCCCCTCCGCCACCACCAGCTGCAGTAAGCTGACACTGCTGGAGCGCTTCCTGCAGGACGTCCTGCAGCACCACCCGCACCGCTACAGCGACCCCAG gCCGTCTCATGCTGACCTCCCGTCTATCTCCGCCCCCCCGCTACCAAGGGCGGAGCTTGATGAACTAGATACTACCCTCTCTGATAACGACATCTGGTCACTGGGTAACAGAGAACAACTGCCGAGCTCCGATGACACATCGTATCAGCCGACCAATCAGCAGGACGCCAACAGCAtccacagccaatcagaagatAGAGGGGCAATCCAGGACAGGCTGTATGCACCAATCACTGATGGTGAGGAGAAAGGGGCCGCCTCcacagggcacacacacactcaagctcCACCCCCACGGCCCCAGGCATCACCCTCCATCCACAGGAAAGctcacaggaaaacaaacaggaggAAAACCAGCGTCGACTCATCAACCCCCTCCAGGGGCCCCGGGCCCCTGCCACATACACACCTTAGCCAAGAGCCAGGGGCTGCACCTGGGCCACGCCCCCCCACAGACCTGGGGCCCTGGCGAAACTGGCagagggacaggagggaggggTTTAAAGACCAGGCATTCTCGGACCACAGCAACACTCTGGACCAAACCATCGAGGAG GTGATCCAGATGTGCGGCCATGGCATCACTTCCACCTCCGaccagcaggaggagacagaaagcTTCCACTTCAGCCTTCCTGTCTTCATGGAGACACAGAGTGATGACTGGGACTCACCTGTGCAGGTGAGTCCGGCAGAGGGGCGGGACCTGGGTCAGCTGATGGACGTCCAGGTGCGGCTTGATGACCAAGTGTACTCACACCAGCTTGACTCCGCCCTCCACAGTAAAGCAGGGGGCGGGGCCACACAGGAACAGGGGTTCTGGGCTCTGCCCATCGAACAGATCTTGCCCGCCCCCGCGTTTATCCCAGAATCCTTCTGGGGGAAGACCTGGGCCCAGATCgagcaggaggacgaggagaaggtggagagacTGGTCGGTCAGTTCAGACGAGGAAGATTCGTTTGTTACTTCGACAGCGAGTCTCTGGCCAG GTACGGAAGGAGGAGCCAAAACATTAAGGGGAGTGGTCAGAACAAGGCAGCAGAGTTGGACTCTGGTGTCCTGCCCTTATTGGATGCTGATGACGATGACTCAACGTATGGGCAGAAGGGAAGGAGGCGGGGCTTCAGGTTGGCGTCTAGGTGTCAG GTGGTTAAAGTCAGTCATGGCACGCAGACGGTCAGATTGGTCATCCCAGCTGTCCGTCAACCACCTCCCGAGACCCCGCCCACCAGTTTCCCTGCAGCCGATCAggatgcagcagagaggacacCTGAGGGGCAGATGTGGCGCTGCCTCCCTGCGTCGTACTCCAACATCATCACACCTGTGCAGCCTCGCACCTCACTTGTCTACCTGCTGTGTTCCCCGTCAGGCCCCGCCCCCACCTGCCCAGCTTCACCTGGCTCTGCCCCCAAACGTTGCAGGAAGAAGAGGCGTCCGCTGGACCTGCAGGGGGTAAAGGTCAAATACAAACGGCTTCCTTTCAGGTTCTACGACTCCACCACCAATCGCATCCTTAAGAACCCCCCCAAAGGCTCCCCATGGTGCCAAGGCCCCGCCGCCTCGGCCCCCCCGCCACCTTGCGTCCGTCAGCTGTTTCGAAGTCTGAGTACAGACCTGAACACAGACAGAGCTTTGGTGGAGGGCTCAGCAGGGTCctccagggtcaaaggtcacacttCAGCTGAACCCCCTTTTCTCCTGAGCACGCTCGGTGGAGATACAGTCAGGAGGCGGAGTCAGACATCTAAAACTCCGCCCCCCCGGCCTCACAACAGGTCAGagcaggggagaggggggaggaaggagaggacgaTTCCGGCACCCTCCAAAAGAAGAACCAGGGCTCAGGCCACGCCCCCTCCAACTAGAAGACAAGGTCTGCGACGGACAGGTCTGAGCCCCGCCTCCCTGACCCACTGCTCCCCAGCCCGACGAGGGAGAGGGCGGAGGGGGCGAAGGTAG
- the dytn gene encoding LOW QUALITY PROTEIN: dystrotelin (The sequence of the model RefSeq protein was modified relative to this genomic sequence to represent the inferred CDS: inserted 1 base in 1 codon) — protein MDLDVIEGLNEIRPSVYRVAMKLLSLQRLCHLHVVYVRHVMAAFSSLDGTGQQDVRLSRQEVTRALSRMFNSASQEVLGHVIEETCDVILRLFAQDASASVMSLQAALVALSADALLAKYRALVRLCENPSGSISRSGLRSLLHDLRQVPAAVQEGGVFGAVEEEVRSCFNGVLTPTASAEHVMSWLQNEPRLLLWLPTLYRLCVSQNVSHMVRCHTCKTFPITGLRYRCVKCVNVHVCQSCFLSQRQTRKHKPPHPVLEFCTQPTWRESLSSLVRSARHTLLPRRYTPREADRRVLMWAEPGETQNRAPPPSDASPSLDETAVRHSSCSSKALQTDETLTTDVGNLQRDKCSSCLXVVRLLEQEMQAWRLTVQSEHSILEDRCSEMEVTMETLQILLAQTLNKTEDQQHASDRLHANDTLHASDTLHASDTPHASDTPHASADTEINSEEDNDYVMDESSEDESRTPSPTIHQGVSPAHEGHCEEGSVGDRHHCRPNEREEGDTRLPEEDKDYETHRPEELLQQTVDRLKTEMETDRWRDRQTGDMMGAELVEAAEQVGGSVQHLVVAVRTTTL, from the exons ATGGATCTGGACGTCATCG aggggctgaatgaGATCCGTCCTTCAGTTTATCGAGTCGCCATGAAGCTCCTGTCTCTGCAGAGACTCTGTCACT tGCACGTCGTGTACGTGCGACACGTCATGGCGGCGTTCAGCTCGCTGGATGGGACGGGACAACAGGATGTGAGGCtgagcagacaggaagtgacccgGGCTCTCAGCAGGATGTTTAACAGCGCGTCACAGGAAGTTTTGGGTCATGTGATTGAGGAGACGTGTGACGTGATACTACGTCTGTTT GCTCAGGATGCGTCGGCGTCCGTCATGTCTCTCCAGGCGGCGCTCGTCGCTTTGTCGGCTGACGCTCTGCTCGCCAAGTACAGAG CTCTTGTGAGACTCTGTGAAAACCCGTCAGGATCCATCAGCAGATCTGGACTCAGGTCGTTACTTCACGACCTTCGTCAG GTTCCAGCCGCTgtgcaggaggggggggtgttCGGCGCcgtggaggaggaagtgaggtcGTGTTTCAACGGG GTGTTGACTCCGACAGCGAGCGCAGAACACGTGATGTCATGGCTGCAGAATGAGCCACGCCTGTTGCTATGGCTACCCACTTTATACCGGCTGTGTGTCAGTCAGAACGTCAGTCACATGGTCCGATGCCACACCTGCAAGACCTTCCCCATCACCGGACTCAG gtaccggtgtgtgaagtgtgtgaatgTCCACGTGTGTCAGAGCTGCTTCCTGAGCCAGAGACagacacgcaaacacaaaccACCACATCCTGTCCTGGAGTTCTGCACACAG CCCACCTGGCGGGAGTCTCTGTCCTCGTTAGTGCGCAGCGCCCGGCACACTCTGTTGCCACGACGATACACACCGAGAGAAGCTGATAGGAGGGTCCTGATGTGGGCGGAGCCAGGAGAGACTCAGAACAG AGCTCCACCCCCTTCTGATGCCTCACCATCATTGGATGAGACAGCTGTCCGTCACAGTTCCTGCTCGTCTAAAGCTCTGCAGACTGATGAG ACGCTGACGACTGACGTCGGAAACCTGCAGCGAGACAAGtg CTCCTCATGTT TTGTCGTCAGgctgctggagcaggagatgcAGGCGTGGAGACTCACCGTCCAATCAGAACACAGCATCCTGGAGGACAGGTGCTCCGAGATGGAGgttaccatggaaacactgcagaTTCTGCTGGCTCAG aCTTTGAACAAGACGGAGGATCAACAACACGCCAGTGACAGGCTACACGCCAATGACACGCTACACGCCAGTGACACGCTACACGCCAGTGACACGCCACACGCCAGTGACACGCCACACGCCAGCGCTGACACAGAGATAAACTCAGAGGAGGACAACGATTATGTGATGGACGAGTCGAGTGAAGATGAAAGTCGAACTCCATCTCCCACAATCCACCAGGGGGTGTCTCCAGCACATGAAGGCCACTGTGAGGAGGGGTCTGTGGGTGACAGGCATCACTGTCGTCCAAATGAACGAGAGGAAGGAGACACCCGTCTGCCTGAAGAAGACAAGGATTATGAGACACATCGTCCTGAAGAGCTGCTCCAACAAACTGTAGACAGACTGAAGACTgagatggagacagacaggtggagagacagacagacag GTGATATGATGGGGGCGGAGCTTGtggaggctgcagagcaggtgGGAGGCTCAGTTCAACACCTGGTGGTTGCAGTGAGAACTACCACACTCTGA